The Nocardia sp. NBC_00508 nucleotide sequence TCGCCCAGGGCGGTTCCGTCGTCGCCGCTGAGCTCATGCGCCATCGCGGTCGCCGATGCCAGCAGGGAATCACGAGATCGGGCGGAGAGCACCAGCAACTCCGTCCGGCCGTGGTGCGGCATCGGTGGCCGAGCGGCACCTCGGGTGTACAGCGCACCCAATGAATCGATCAGCGTCGAGCAATCGCGGTCGCCTCGGCGCAATGTCGGCAGTGCCGTGCCACCGTTCTGCTCGACCACCGACGTGAGAATCGGATGCGGGCCGACGTCGATGAAGACTTGACTGCCCTCGCCGAGCAACCACCCCATTGTGGTTCGGAATCGCCACGGTTCGCGTTCGGTGCGCACCCAGTGCTCGGCATCGAGGTGCGTGCCGTCCATTCGCTCGCCGGTGACCGAGGAATAGAACGGTATTCGGGTCTCGCCGGGCTGCAGATCGGTGAGCGCGGCCCGCAAATCGGGCAGCACCGGATCCACATAGGGGCAGTGCGAGGCATAGTCGACCCTGATCAGCGCCGACGCGATCGATCGCGCGGTGAGTTCGTCCCGCATCGCCTCGATTGCTGCTCGGTCACCGGAGACCACCGTGGATTCCGGGCCTGCGGCGCCCGCGACCCATACCCGACCACCGTGTCGGGATACCAGTTCGTTCGCGTCCGCAACGGACAGGTCCAGCACGGCCATGGCGCCGTGGCCGGAGAGGCTGCCGGCCAACGTGCTTCGCCGACACATGATCAACACGGCGTCGTCGAGGCCGATCGCACCGGCGACGTGCGCGGCGGCGACCTCACCCATGCTCATCCCGGCTACGGCATCCGGCTCGACCCCGTGTGATCGCCACAGGTCGGTCAGTGCGACCTGCATCGCGAAAATCGCGGGTTGGGCCAGCTCGGTGCGCTCGATCCAGCGCTCGTCGGCCGAGGTCAGCAGGCGGGTGAGGGACCAGTCGACGTGCCGGCGCAACGCGGTCTCGCACCGGCTGATCGCCGACCGGAACGTGGGCTCGCGCAGCAACCACGCACCCATCCCGGTCCATTGCGAACCCTGCCCGCCGAACAGGAACGTGATTCTCGGCCGGTCGCCTTCGACTTCCCCGGTACTGACTCCGGCTCCGGCGTAGCCGTTGAGGAATTTCTCTGTGGCCGAAGCGAGATCGTCGTGGTCGCGAACGGACAGCGCGAGCCGGTGCGCGCCGTCTGCCTTCGCCCGAGCGGCGGCGCACAACTGAGCGAGCGATGACCGGTCCCGAGGTGTCGCCAGCTCTCGCGCCGCAGCACGAAGGCCGTCTTCGCTGTCCGCGGCAAGCGGCAGCAGGTGGACCGGAGCGTCCTCGCCGCTCTCGAGGACCACATGGCAGTTCGTACCACCGAAACCGAATGCGCTCACCCCGGCGACCAGGCGGCCTCCCGCGTCACCTTGCCACTTCTCCGGCCGCGAAAGGACCCGCAAACCCCATTCATCGAAGGGGATGTGCGGACTGGCCTGCTCGAACTGGCCGGACGGCGGCAGGGTGCGATGCCGCATCGCCAGCAGCACCTTGATCAGCCCGGCGATCCCAGCTGCCGGTTCGAGATGTCCGATCGCGCTCTTGACCGAACCGATCGGCAGCAACCGGTCGTGCGGCCGGCCCGCGCCGAGCACCGCGCCCAGCGCGCTTGCCTCGATCGGGTCACCCAGCGCCGTTCCTGTCCCGTGCGCTTCGACGTACCCGACATCTGCAGGCGCAATCCCCGCTCGGCGGTACGCGTTGCGCAGCAAGGATTCCTGGGCCAGCAAGCTCGGCGCGGTCAGGCCATTGGTGAACCCGTCGTGATTCACCGCGCTGCTCTTGAGCACGCCGTGAATCGGATTGCCGTCGGCGAGTGCGCGGTCGAGTGGCTTCAGCACGATCATTCCGGCGCCCTCGCCGCGGCCGTATCCATCGGCACGCGCATCGAATGCCTTGGAACGCCCGTCTGGCGCCAGCGCGCCGAGCCGCGCCAGCGCGTGCACCGTATCCTGCGCCAGCATCAGACTCACGCCACCGGCCAGCGCGATATCACACTCGCCCGCCCGCAGGCTCTGCGCCGCAAGGTGCACGGCGACGAGTGACGAGGAGCACGCGGTGTTCACCAGCAGGCTCGGCCCGCGGGCACCCAGCGTGTACGACAACCGCGCGGGAATGATGCTCGGATCGCCTCCCGCCAGGGTGTGTTCGGTGACCAGATTCGGGTCGGCGCGAATCCCCGCCCCGTACTCGCTCCACATCGCACCGACGAACGCTCCGGTCCGGCTGCCACCGAGAGTGCCGGTCGGAATGCCTGCGTCATCGAGAGCTTCCTGCATCAATTCGAGCATCAGCCGTTGCTGCGGGTCGACGTGTGGAGCCTCGCGGGGAGAGATACCGAAGAACTCGGGATCGAACTCGTCGATCCGGTCGAGGAACCCGCCGCGTGGCGGACCGTCCTCGGCCCACCGGCCCTCCGGCGGTTCGGTCAGCGCATCCGTACCCGCGCTGAGGAGTTGCCAGAATGCCGCCGCGTCGGGAGCGCCAGGGAAGCGGCAGGAAAGACCGACGATCGCGATCGGTTGCCGCTCCGGGACCGGGGACTCGTGCTGTTCTTGCGGCTCCGACCTGGCCCCGGTGAGCCAGCCCGCCAGGGCATTTGGTGTCGGATACGCCCACAACAGAGCTGGCGACACCGGTTGGCCGCCTGCCTCGCTCAATTCACCGGCGAGCATCGTCAACGTCCGTGAATCGAGCCCATAGCGAGTAAACGGTTGGCGTCCGTCGATCGCACCGGGATCCAACCCGCTCAGTGCCGCGGTTCTGGCGACGAGCCAATCCCGCACGTCCTCCATAGAATTGGACCGCATAAGCCGGGCCACCTCCAACACGCAACAAACCCTCATCGTCGCGTGGCCCTGTGCCCTCCTACGGCGGCACGCCCGAGGATAGTATCCCGCCCGCTAACCCCTGTATAGACCGAATGGTCTTGTTCCCGGGCCCTTGAATTCACAAGGCGCGGCTGCTTCCCTGGCGTGGCAGGACTCGGATGGCGACGCTCCCGCGGAACAGTTCGACACGGAGCGAGTCCTTGACCGCGTGCCTGCCGTTCCACGCCGACACGACGACACGGACCGTCCAGACACTGCCCCGATTTCGGTGGGACTCCGAGTTCCGCCTCCGGTGTCGTAGTCCCCCGCTGGCGGAGGCTGGGCTGATGTGCGGTATTCCGCTGGATGTGCCCGGTGCGAACCGGGTGTCCGCGATCGGCCGGGCCCGGACCGCCGTTATCGCGTAGGCTGCTTCGAGTCGCAGTGTCAGCAAGGAGTTTCGCGCAATGGGCCAACCGTTTCAGCCCGGACCGCCGCCGCAGAATCCGCCGCTGCCACCAGGTCAGGGGTGGGGAGCAGCGCTCGTAGGCCCACCTGTCGGACAGCCAGTTCCGGGCTATCGGCCGGGCGGCGGACGGGGTGCGGCCGATGCGATAGCCGCGGCCGCATTGGCGCTGGCGGCGATCCTGTATCTCGTGCGCAGGATCTGGTCCTACGTTCAGTTCGGCAAGTTCTTCTCCAGCGACGTCATTCTGATCATCAACGTTCTGTTCGCCCTGTTCGCCGCGATTCTGCTGCTCACGGCGAGCAAGCCCGCGACCGCCCGGATCGTCGGCGGGATCGCAGCCGGTATGACGTTCGCGCCCAATGCCAGTTACGTCTCCAGCGCCTTCGATCGCAGTTTCCGGGCCGGCCGCAGCGCGTGGGAAGACGGTGGTTGGCTATCGATCCCGGTGACACTTATCGCGCTCGTCGCAATCGGCGCACTGCTCGCGGCGGCGTCCAGCGTGGGATCGCAGCGCGTCGCAGGAGCTGGCTTCCAGCCTTCGAACCCGTGGCCTCATCCACCGATGGGCCAACCGTCCGCCCACTACCCCAGCCAGCACCAGCCGCCACCACAGTGAGCCTCCCCTGGGGAGCGCGCGCTCAACGGGCGGCCATCTCGCCGTCCGACGACCGCGTCGCAGACAACGCTCGTAGGGGACGTGATCGGCGCGGCTGCCCGACGAGTGGCCGGGGACGACTTTCCATGTGTGAGGGCCGGACAGCCGCGTGGGCTCAGCGCAAGCGAGCCGAAATGGTGCTGGCGACGTCGATGGTCTTGGCGCAGATGTCCCAGTCGACACCAGCGCTGACGCCGGGGGCGGCGATTCCGAGGTAGAACGATCCGCCTGAGGCCACCGAGACGTAGACCGAGCAGCTGCCGTTGCGGCTGTCGGGACGGATGCTGGGCGCCAGCGTGGCCCGGCGACCCTCGATCGTGATGATCTGCTCGAGCGGATCACGCACCCTGCGTTGATCCAGATCGCTGAGATCGCTGGTCTGCGGGGCGAATCGGATGGTGAAGCTGCCCGAAAGCCCAGTTTGGATGGAGAACCAGGTGCAGCTGGGCAGCTGCTGCGGAGGCGTGGTGGGCTTTGGGTCGGGTTGGAGGACGAAGCGGGCGGTATCGTCCGCGCCCAGCACACTGCACGGGTGGTAGGTGAGATCAGCCAGCGTCCATGGCGGCAACGGCGCCGGCGAGGTAGTGGCGGCGCTCGACGACGCGCCCGGTCGCGGGGATTCGTCGTTGCGACACGCGGCGACCGGCACGACCGCCGTCACGGCAGCCACCACCGCGAGCGCGCACCGGCAGCGACCACGCATAGAATTCGACATCACCCCATCGCTCCGATCACACCAGATCGGCTACGCCGTGAACAGCGCAGCGAGCAGCAGCATCGAGGTGATGACGCACGCCGGTGTCGCGATCCTGATGGCGCGCCTCCTACCTTTCCTGGGGAAGGCGCAGGGAAGCGTCAGAGCGCAAACGACTCCGGCGAAAACGGCCAGCATCGTTCCGCTGATCAGTCCATAGCCGTGGGGGTCCCGCGCGGGATCGGCCGAGAACCGCGAGCTGAGCGCGACGTACGCGCACATCGACCACAACGCGCCTGCGGCGGCGCCGACGACGCCGGCGACGATGCGCACAGCGGCATCCCGCCACGAGTGGTCTTGTGTAGGAGGCGAATCCGGATTGGAACGGAGCAGGCGATGCGGCGAGTGCGGCTCATCCACCCCTTCAGCATGCCATGTGAATCACCCGCTGGTTGGTCGCGAAAGCTACCTCGTAGCTGCCCGCGACATTTTTGCACCGACCTCAACCGGCCGATCGACGGTTTTTGAAGCTGTCAGGGCTGGATCGTGTTGGGAGCTTTACTCTCTAGGCGGCTCAGTGCCTGCATGGCCTCGCGCTCTATGCGTGAAAGATCGCAGAGGGTGGTGCCTGCCTGTACGAGGTACTGCGCATGGCCTGATTCACCGGCTTGTGTGATCAGTGCTGCGACTTCCGTCCAGAGGGTGGCTGCCTCGGTGTACAGCCCGTGGCCGGTGCGCAGGTGGCTGCTGTCGAGCGTTTGGGTGCATTCGGCGAGGAAGTCGCGGTAGAAGTTGCGGAACAGGGCGCCGCCGGTGCCGGCCTTCTCCATCAAGAGGGCGGCCTGCGCTAGGTCCCGCTGCGGGTTGTCGGTCCGCTGGAGCCATGTGCGCACCAGCTTGCCGGCCTTCTCGATGCCTCGGTGGCCGAGGTTGGCGATGGGCGGGTTGAGGAAGGCGTCGGCGCAGGCGGTGATGGCGGGAATGATCTGGCCCTGTGGGGAGGGCAGGTTCCTCGGAGCGGTGAGGGTGAAGGATCGGCGCTCGGCGGTCATCGGGCCGCGCGCGGCCCTGGCCTGGGCGAGGCTGGTCAGGGTGGTGGATACCGTGCCGCCTTGCTGGGCGGTGTCCACCAGGTAGGCGTCGTGGTCGTCGTAGCCGTACATAGCAACGACATGACCGCCGAAGTGCACCTTCGACCGGAAGTAGTCCAGGTAGTAGCTGTCGAGCTGCAGTCCGACGGGGTGGCCGGCGTCGATGGGGGCCACCACGTTCTCCCATGCCCTGCGCGCGGAGGTGGTCTCCCGGACCAGCAGCTCCAGCCCGAGTCTGGTGGCCAGGTTTCTGGTGAGGTCGAAAGGCTTGACCCGTCCCCCGAGGAAGGGGAAGCCCATGTTCTTACTGTCCCAGTAGACGAAGGACAGACCGGAGCCGAGGCCGAAGAGCATAGGCTCGGACAGATCGAGTCCCTGGTGGCGCAGTAGCACTCCCAGAGCTGTCGTCTCGCAGTGCTGTGTACCGCGGGCATCAATGTCTATCACCGTGGTCATGCCATGCCTTCCTGGGCGCAGATCATCAGCCGGTCATCAGCTCTTCCCGCGGTGCCTCTGCCTGCCCGCCGAGATAGGACTCACGTACGGGCGCTTGCGTGCGCAGCCCGCGCTCGTGGAGGGCGACGAAGAGAGCGCTCCCATCATGTTGGACTCTCCCATGGTGGGAGAGTCCAACGCTGTACGGAGGCGGCGCGCTGATCAGCTACGGGTTCGGCGGCGCGGTCGTTCGACGGGTGTTGACGGCGGCGCCGCCGACGGAGGCGGCGAGCGGCCCTCGATATGAAGGATCAGAGCAATCGGCATTCCGTAGTCGGTCTGGGTACTCCCGGCGTACCATTCTTCGTTGCAGTGTGCACGTTCTCTCCTGAGCAACCACGCAGTTTCTGCTCGTTACCGCTCGGACGGCTCGTCCGGGATGGTTACCGATTCAGACCGCACGGAACCAGGACAAGGAGATCGTCATGAAAGCCACACGCCTCGTTCGTATGGGTCTTCCCCCGTTTCTCGCCGCCGCGGCGGCGCTGCTGTTCTGTCCGCCGACCGCGTCCGCGCAAGATATGTGGGCATACAACTGCTCGTCCCATTCACCGCTGTGGGAAGGCAGGGTGACCGCTGTGGAGTGCACTGCGTCGGACGGTGCACCGGTGAGCGGCGAGATCACGCAACCGTTTGTGGTGAACGGTGGCGAGCCTGTGAGCTGTTCGTCGGGATGGGTCCACCTCCCGGACGTGATGGGCAAGGAATGCGGATCGGAGCCGATTCAATAGCTGATCGACTGCGTTGGCGAGTGGGCCTTGTCGAAGTCGGCAAGGTCTACTCGCTCCCGCGGCCATGCTCGCAGCCCCGGGCGCCGGCCCACAGCCGTTCGCGCCACTCGTCCGGCACCGACAGCCCGAATTCCACAGCGTGGATGCCCATCTGCAATCGGACCAGCTGGACATTCAGCACGGTTAGCGCGGCGTGCGATGAAGATGCGAAGGACGCGCCATCGCAATCCGGCGGAGGTGGATCTCGACACGGCGCAGTCACCCGCCGGCGACCGAGGGAATGATCATGACCTCGGCGCCCGCGCCGATGGGTGTGTCCAGGCCATCCAGGGTGCGGCATTCGTTGCCGTTGACGTAGAAGTTCACGTAGCGACGCAGTTTTCCGCTCTCGTCGCGAAGCCGGCGTTCCAACGCGGGAGACCGCTCGCCGAGGGCGTCCAACACGTTTCGGAGGGTCGCCCCGTCGACGTCGAGTTCCTTCTCACCGCTGACGTACGTACGCAGCATGGACGGCAAATGCACGCGTGCCATGACGTTATCCGATCACTGCCGCGCGCACACACAACACGTCCGGCAGCTTGTCGACCACGAGCTGCCAGTGTTCGCCTTCGTCGGCGCTGCAATACACCTCGCCGTTGCGGGTGCCGAAGTAGATGCCCGTCGGGTCGGCGTCGTCCGCGCACATGGAATCGCGCATGACCGCCGCCCAGAACGGCACCTGCGGGAGCCCGTCGGTCTTCGCGGACCACGTCTCGCCGCCGTCCTCGCTGCGGTACACGGCGCAGGTGGCGTCCGGCGGAAATCGGAATCGCTCCATGTCCGCGACCAGCGGGAACGTGTATATCACGCCGGAACGCCGAGGGTGCGCGACGATGGGAAAGCCGAAGTTGGACGCCGGCAACCCGCCGTCGATCGACTGCCAGCTCGCACCGTCGTCGGTGCTGCGGAACACGCCACCGTGGTTCTGCAGATACATGGTGCTCGGCGTCTCGGCGTCCAACGCGACCTTGTGTACGCACTGCCCCCACTCCGGCAACTCGCCTGGCATGAAATCGGCTGTGACGCCCTTGTTCGTCGGCTTCCACGACGCCCCGCCATCGGATGTCTGATACACGCCGCCGGTGGACATGGCGACCGCGATCCGCTGTGTGTCTGTCGGATGCGGGAGGACCGTGTGCAACGCCAACCCACCGCCGCCCGGCGTCCACTCCGGACGGTGCGGGTGTTCCCACAGGGCTCTGACCAGCTCGAACGTCCTCCCGCCATCGGTGGAGCGGAACAACGCCGACGGTTCGACGCCCGCGTAGACCACGTCCGGCTCCGCGCCTGTCGCGGGCGCGATCTGCCACACGCCCTGCAACGCCGCCTCGGTGTCCGGAGGGAACGCCAACGGTGCATCGTCCGGCTCACTCCACGTCTCGCCAAGATCGTCGCTGACCACCATCGTCGGCCCGAAATGGCTGTCCAGCACTCCCGCGAGCACGCGAGGCACCTCCCGCCGAGTGTCGATCGCCAGCGCCTTCACGTCGGCTACTGCGAACCGCGGTGCACTCACGCTCCAGCTCGACCGACCGTCCTCGCTTCGCGCCAAGAACAACCCCTTGCGCGTCCCGATTCCGAGCAATACGTCCACTGGCCGACCTCCATGCCGTTACCGCCACGCCGACGCGCGCGAGCCTACTCCGCAGGCACGACAGAACTCGCCAGAACGTGAGACGCGACGCGTGCTGCCCACCGGTCATGTCGGCCTGACATTTCCGCGACCGGCCCTTTCTCGACTGTGGCCGCTGATAGATACGGAAGGTTCGCTGAAACGCAGCGAGTCGTCGAGCAACCGGAAGCCTCCGTGGTCCGGCCGCAGCCGCGTAGCACCGGCTGACCTTCAGAGAACCGGAATGGTGACTTCGATCGGCCCGAGGCGCGGTGGCACTACCGTCGGCGGGGTTTGTGCGGCAGCACCAACTCGATGGTCGGCTGCACCCGGCCGGGGATGTAGCCGTGCATCGCCGCAACCTCGTCACACCCATCCCCGCCGCCGATCGCCGAACCAGAACAGGATCCGGTGGCTGGTCAGCGAGTGGGTATTCGGATAGAACGATGGTGTGGATCGGGAGACGACGGCTGGCCGGTATCGACGTTTCGCCGAATTCGAGGCTCGGGGTAGTTCGTCGTGCTATGAGTTGTGGACGTTGGGGATCGCGTCGGATCGGCGGCTGCTGTCGTTGATCGATCGGCTTCCGGTGGAGAAGAGGCAGCCGAATCTTGTGCTCGCGGCGGCGCGCTATCTGGGGGTCGCCGAGGCTTCGTTTCCCGAGTTCAGGGACTGGGTGTTTCAGCACTGGGATGCTGTCGCGCAGGTAGTGATGACGCGAAGGACGCAAACCAACGAGGTCGGCAGGGCCGCGGTGCTTGTTCCGGCGTTAGCGCAGCTTGCTGGTTCTTTGGCATTGATCGAGGTGGGTGCGTCTGCGGGGCTGTGCCTGTATCCGGATCTGTTCAGCTATCACTACGACGATCGGGATGTGCTGCATCCTGCCGGTGGCGCTTCCGGTGTGAGGTTGTGGTGTGCGACCTCGGGGAAGCCGCCTATTCCGGATCGGTTGCCCGAGGTTGTGTGGCGGGCGGGTGTCGATTCGAATCCGCTGGACGCGAACGATGCCGACGAGATGCGGTGGCTCGAGTGCCTGACCTGGCCTGGACAGCCCGAACGGTTGCGGCGGCTGCGCGAAGCGGTGGCGATTTCTCGGTCCAGGCCGGTGGATGTGGTGTCCGGCGACCTGAACGAGACCGTGGCCGAGTTGGTTGACGCTGCGCCGCAGGGGGCGACGGTGGTGGTCTTCCATAGCGCTGTCTTGGCCTATCTGAGCACCGACGAGCGCCGCCGCTTCGAGCGGACGATTCGGGGCCTGCCCTGCCATTGGCTGTCGAACGAAGGCTGCGGGGTCGTTGAATCGGTGGCTGCTCAGCTTCCTACGCCGGCGCAGAACACTCCTGGGCGGTTCGTTGTTGCGCTGGACGGGGTTCCGTTGGCATATGCCGGTGCTCATGGTCAGACCCTTGATTGGTTTCGCCGCGCCGCGTCACCCTGACTTCCCCTCCCGCTCGGGCACGGCAAGGAACTTCGCGGCAGGTCGTGCGCGACGGAAGTCTCGCTCCAGCCACCACTGGACAGCCAGCAACGGCACGGTCCAGCTCAGCCAGGCCACTGTGCCGCCGACGGCCTGGCGGAGCAGTGCCTCGTTGCCACCGAAGGTCGTGTCGAGCTGTGGTTCCAGCGCGATGAACACCAGCACTGCCCACACCCGGTTGGTGATGATCGAGAGGGTGAGGGCGAAGCTGCGGATCATCCACCGGCGGTGGTCGGCGTAGCGGTGTTGGCGGGCCGCACGGAATCCGATGACGGTGCATCCCAGCCAGAGGACGGCGAGCATGAGGTTGCTGGCCATGGCCACGGGACCGAACGGGGTCGTCGCACCGAGTACCAGCGCGGCCACACCCGCGGGGACGACACCAACGAAAACGTAAGCGCGGCCGACCATCCGGTGCGCCGCCGGATACTTGCGGCGCAATCGTGGCCACACCTGCAGACAACAGGTGAGCATGGCGATGGACCCGAATATCACGTGCGCCACCAGCACCGGATAGTGCAGCGCGACAGTGGGTTGCTGAACCCTCGACAGAGCCGGATCGAACGTCAGATATCTGGGGAGCGAGAACGCAACGAACAGCACGGCGACGACCGCCAGCGGCAGTATCCAGGGTCTGCGCCACCAGCGCGGGCGGGGATCGAGAACGGAGTGGCGTCGAGTCGGCGCAGGAATGGTGTCTTCGGTGGTCACGGACCGACGGTAGAAACCGTGGGCGCGGGCGGACATCACCCTCGAGTGCTGTTCTGGATCGGCGGTGCAATACCGAGGTTGTGTCTCAGTGCTGTGGACGCGCTGTGGAGGTCGGCAGCTGACTGAAAGGGTAGTCCGTCCAACGGTTGCGGTTGGTCCAGCCGATGAAGTCGAACCGCCAATGAAACGGCCATGTGTGGGCGACGGTATCGACCAGCACGGCGCCGAGTGTCGCGTAATCGTCGCGGGTGGACAGCACGGCGCGCTGGCCCCGTGGCGAGGTGTTGAAGAAGGAGTCGAACGCGGCGATTGATTGTTCGGTGGTGAGTCTGCCCAGTCCCCATAGGCCGCGGGTGCGCATCCAATGCACCAGCCTTGTTCGCCATGGCCATAGCGCAGCGATAGGGTCGCTTCCTTCTTGAAGGGCTGCGACTGCGGTGTCGGCCATGGCGAGTGAATCGGCCACGCTGTATCCGGTTGCGGGATTCATCATGCCACCGCGGGAGCCGAACGGGATTACCTGCCCGGCACCGTGTTTGGGCGGCGGTTGATCCAGCGGGTAGTGGGCGGCTTCGCTTCTTTCCGTCCCGGTTAGTCGGATGCCATGAGCGACAAGCCGGTTCAGCGTTCGCCTGCGTAGCTCGCGCTGTGGCATGCCACCGGCCAAGCCGAGGCTCGTTTCCTCGAAGACGACCGTTCCGTCGCCGAGTGGCATCGCGTAGAGAAATGAGGGCGGCTCCTTCGGGCCGGCGCCGTTGTCGGGACGCCAGTCCATCAGCAATCCGTCACCGTCGTCGATCATCGGTGCTGCGAGGTCGGCGTCGACGAAGATGCCGTGGGCGCTTGCTGTGCGGCGCCGACCGGGGGACGTCAGCCCACGGGCGTCGAAAACTGTTGTCGCGGTGATTGTTGTTCGATCGGCGAGTTCCACCCGATGCGGCTCGATATGGGTGGCGCGGCCCGCCACGACGAGGACATTGTCGAGCGGCAGCGCTGCGTGCAGTTCGGGTTTGGATAGTACGCAGTACTGCCGGTTGACGCGGTGGTGCGTCGTGGTCCAGATGGTGGGTCTCGGGATGCGGGTGGCAATCACTGTGGCGGGCAGCCATGGCGGCAGCTCGTCGGCCCAGCAGGCGTACGTGGGTGACCACAACCGATCCGGGCGCGGATCCACCGCGGCGACCGTCATCCCGGCCCGCATCGCGCGGTGCGCCAACGCACGACCGGTGGGCCCGAGCCCGACTACGCACATATCAACCTCTCGCATTCAGCGAACCTCTGTGGGAGTCAACTTTTCGACCTATTCGACGCGTTCGACGAAATAGCGCACGAATCGCCGCAGCGCGTCAGTGGCAAAACCACAAGGCAGAGCGGACAGTTCAGCGTCGGCCACATCGGCGTAGGCGCGTAGCACCTCCTTGGCCGAGGCCATGCCGCGCGAACGCGACAACAGCTCCAGTGCTTCCTCCACCTCCGCACCGCTCTCTACCGGCCGGATCAGCAGCTCTCGTAGCTCGGCGCCCGTCGCGCCCTCTTCTCGCAGCGCGTACACCATCGGCAGGGTGTGCATGAGCTTGCGCAGATCGGTTCCGTATCGGCCGGACACCGATGAAGTGCTTACGATGTCCTCGGAGATCTGCACAGCGGTTCCCGCGGCGGCGCCGAACCTGGCCAGCAGTTCGACGTGGTCGTGGCTTGCACCAGAGAACATGCCGCCGAGGCGGCAGCACGCACCGATCGATGATCCGGTCTTCTCCGCCACCACCTGCAGATAGTGCTCGACCGTGTTCGGGGACTGGGCACTGCGTTTCTCGCGCACCTGGCCGGTGACCACCGCGGCAAATGTCTCTGCGACGATCCGCGTCGCTTTCGGACCGAGTGTGGCTGCCAGGCGTGAGGCGTGTGCGGACAGGTAGTCGCCGGTCAAGATGGCGATGTCGTTACCCCGATGGAGGGTTGTGCTGGAGGCGGCGCGATGCTCTGGGGCCTGGTCTCGTACGTCACCGTGATACAGCGTGGCGAGATGAACGAGCTCGGCGACTGCGGCCGCACTGAGGACTGCTGGATCGGCTGACCATGGACCGAACTGTCCGGCGAGGAGGGTGAACAGTGGTCGAAAGCGCACGCCTCCGGTCTCTGTCCGGTGCGGCGCGGGATGTTGCAGGAGGGTATCCAGATCTTCCGTTACTCTGCCCAGGAGTTTCTCGACATCTGCCAAGGCGGTGCACACTGTTGCTGCTAGCTCGGTATCACCGAGATCGATACCAGCGATGGTGTGTTGCGTGCCTGCGGTATTATTGACCATTTGCTCACTTACTGTGTCAGCGAAGAAGTTTCGCGTAGTCCCAATCTGCCGATTGGAGTTACTGCGACGGCTGTCGGTCACGATGGTGCACTCGTCGGCGGGCAGGTCTTCGATCTCGTGGTAAGGCGAAACCTGCGGCGTCGGGATCAACACCCGGCCTCGGCGGGTGCTATGTCATCCCCGGTGACGAGTTATGTGGTCACACTGCGCTTCTGCGGCGATTGGATTCGCTGATTCAGGCGCGACAGCAGGTAGGCCATGGCGGCGATCATCACGATGCCGATGGCGATCGCGAGGCCGGCCGATCCCCAGTCGTAGTCGTTGGCGGCGGGCGCGGTGACAACCGCGAACAGTGTCCGGCCGATCAATGCGCCACCGGCGAGCCATATCCAGTGCTGGTCGGACCATCCAGCCGTGGCAGACCAGCGATAGACCAGCCATCCCGCGGTGGCCGCGATCGCCGCGGCCACGATCATCGGGATCGCGACCCATCCGCCGCTGCCGACCGCGGGCCCGTCCGGCAGATGGTCCGGGGGCAGGCCCAGCGGCATCAGCAGGCCGAGAAAGCAAGCGGCCGCGACACCGGCGACCACGGCG carries:
- a CDS encoding BtrH N-terminal domain-containing protein — protein: MTTVIDIDARGTQHCETTALGVLLRHQGLDLSEPMLFGLGSGLSFVYWDSKNMGFPFLGGRVKPFDLTRNLATRLGLELLVRETTSARRAWENVVAPIDAGHPVGLQLDSYYLDYFRSKVHFGGHVVAMYGYDDHDAYLVDTAQQGGTVSTTLTSLAQARAARGPMTAERRSFTLTAPRNLPSPQGQIIPAITACADAFLNPPIANLGHRGIEKAGKLVRTWLQRTDNPQRDLAQAALLMEKAGTGGALFRNFYRDFLAECTQTLDSSHLRTGHGLYTEAATLWTEVAALITQAGESGHAQYLVQAGTTLCDLSRIEREAMQALSRLESKAPNTIQP
- a CDS encoding ubiquitin-like small modifier protein 1, giving the protein MARVHLPSMLRTYVSGEKELDVDGATLRNVLDALGERSPALERRLRDESGKLRRYVNFYVNGNECRTLDGLDTPIGAGAEVMIIPSVAGG
- a CDS encoding lycopene cyclase family protein, which codes for MREVDMCVVGLGPTGRALAHRAMRAGMTVAAVDPRPDRLWSPTYACWADELPPWLPATVIATRIPRPTIWTTTHHRVNRQYCVLSKPELHAALPLDNVLVVAGRATHIEPHRVELADRTTITATTVFDARGLTSPGRRRTASAHGIFVDADLAAPMIDDGDGLLMDWRPDNGAGPKEPPSFLYAMPLGDGTVVFEETSLGLAGGMPQRELRRRTLNRLVAHGIRLTGTERSEAAHYPLDQPPPKHGAGQVIPFGSRGGMMNPATGYSVADSLAMADTAVAALQEGSDPIAALWPWRTRLVHWMRTRGLWGLGRLTTEQSIAAFDSFFNTSPRGQRAVLSTRDDYATLGAVLVDTVAHTWPFHWRFDFIGWTNRNRWTDYPFSQLPTSTARPQH
- a CDS encoding DUF3558 family protein — its product is MTAVVPVAACRNDESPRPGASSSAATTSPAPLPPWTLADLTYHPCSVLGADDTARFVLQPDPKPTTPPQQLPSCTWFSIQTGLSGSFTIRFAPQTSDLSDLDQRRVRDPLEQIITIEGRRATLAPSIRPDSRNGSCSVYVSVASGGSFYLGIAAPGVSAGVDWDICAKTIDVASTISARLR
- a CDS encoding DUF2332 domain-containing protein is translated as MDRETTAGRYRRFAEFEARGSSSCYELWTLGIASDRRLLSLIDRLPVEKRQPNLVLAAARYLGVAEASFPEFRDWVFQHWDAVAQVVMTRRTQTNEVGRAAVLVPALAQLAGSLALIEVGASAGLCLYPDLFSYHYDDRDVLHPAGGASGVRLWCATSGKPPIPDRLPEVVWRAGVDSNPLDANDADEMRWLECLTWPGQPERLRRLREAVAISRSRPVDVVSGDLNETVAELVDAAPQGATVVVFHSAVLAYLSTDERRRFERTIRGLPCHWLSNEGCGVVESVAAQLPTPAQNTPGRFVVALDGVPLAYAGAHGQTLDWFRRAASP
- a CDS encoding DUF2306 domain-containing protein; amino-acid sequence: MTTEDTIPAPTRRHSVLDPRPRWWRRPWILPLAVVAVLFVAFSLPRYLTFDPALSRVQQPTVALHYPVLVAHVIFGSIAMLTCCLQVWPRLRRKYPAAHRMVGRAYVFVGVVPAGVAALVLGATTPFGPVAMASNLMLAVLWLGCTVIGFRAARQHRYADHRRWMIRSFALTLSIITNRVWAVLVFIALEPQLDTTFGGNEALLRQAVGGTVAWLSWTVPLLAVQWWLERDFRRARPAAKFLAVPEREGKSG
- a CDS encoding WD40/YVTN/BNR-like repeat-containing protein; this translates as MSAPRFAVADVKALAIDTRREVPRVLAGVLDSHFGPTMVVSDDLGETWSEPDDAPLAFPPDTEAALQGVWQIAPATGAEPDVVYAGVEPSALFRSTDGGRTFELVRALWEHPHRPEWTPGGGGLALHTVLPHPTDTQRIAVAMSTGGVYQTSDGGASWKPTNKGVTADFMPGELPEWGQCVHKVALDAETPSTMYLQNHGGVFRSTDDGASWQSIDGGLPASNFGFPIVAHPRRSGVIYTFPLVADMERFRFPPDATCAVYRSEDGGETWSAKTDGLPQVPFWAAVMRDSMCADDADPTGIYFGTRNGEVYCSADEGEHWQLVVDKLPDVLCVRAAVIG